ATACTTAACATTATTCTTGTTAAAACTGGAAAACGCTTTACCCCATAGAAAACCTAATAGAGCAATATTCTCATATACAGCAAGATGAGGCATTAACGTGATTTCCTGATTAACTAATATTATTCCATATTTACGCGCATCTGCCGTATTGCGAAATCTCGTCTCTCTTCCCTGAATTATTATCTTACCGTTATCAGGCTTATAATAACCATACAATATTTTTAACAAAGTTGATTTACCAGCGCCATTTTGTCCAAGTAATCCATGCACCTCTCCATACTTTAAATCAAAGGTTACATTATCAAGTGCTACAGTACCAGGGAACCTCTTTGTTATGTTTTCGGCCAGTAACAATACATTATCCTCATTATTAGCATTAGTAGGCATCATTCGAAATAGTACATGTAATCTCTTATAAATATTCCCTCCTCAAGATTTTAATAAAACTTAGTTAGGATTTATATTTATAAAGAACATAAACAATAAATATGACGATATGAACTGGAAAACCTTATCCATAGGGTTAATAGTAATAGTAATAGTACTGGCTGCAGTTGCTGGCTACTTAGCTATGTCGGTGCATCCATCTAAAACAGTTGTGACCGTTACAGCACCCTCTTCCACCAGTAATAAGACAATTACCATTTTCTTCTTCAACCCAGCCCCGGCGAACTTTTGGTACAACCTAATAACCCAAGGTATACAAACCGCCGTTGCACAACTTAGATCATTAGGTTATACAGTAAATTATGAGGAGTTTGATGCAACAACCGTGAGTCAACAAATATCCCAATTAGAGGAGGCAGCTGCATTGCATCCCAACATAATTATAATAGGCACCGTTTCAGACGCTGTACAAGGTGAACTTCTCAAGCTCCGTCAGGAGGGTATAATCGTAATTTTAGTTGACAGAGATGTGCCAAATCAAGCCGCCAGAAATCTATACATTGGAACCAATAATGAAATAGCGGCTGAAAAGGAATTATTATCATTCTTAGCTTATCTCCGTGAACAGCATGTACCTACGCCGTGGAAGTTCGTATTAGTGACTGGATTACCAGGAGTAGAAACTCTAGCATTAAGAACGGAGGGCTTTGAGCAAGTACTTCAACCATTAGAGCAAAACGGTACTGTGCAAATACTAGGAGTCATTCAGGCGAATCAGGATGACCAGGCACAGGCCTATGCTACAATAAGCGAGGTGGTACCTAAATATGGCACGTCAGTAACTGCATATTTAGATGCTAATTTACTAACGGCTATAGCGAATGTAGAGACATTAGAGGCTGCCGGATACAAGATAGGTAATGGAGGCATTTACATACTTGGATTTGATGCGCAATTACCAACATGGCTTCAGTTGATTCAAAATGGCACGGTGATAATGACAATACAGCAGGTACCATTCACCATGGGTTATTGGGCAACTTGGGCTGGATTTTACATATATACAGGGCAATTAAATCTGCCTGCCAACGCCACTATATTCTCACCGATATATACTGTAGTTTCATGTAATGCTACGTATTCAATGATCCTTGACCACATAGCACCACCACCAATATACTTATTATTACTTGCTCAACAACTTACTCCACAGAACCCCGCAATACAGGCGCCATCATACTATGCTTATGATTGCATGGAGAATACAGGATTGGTACCAGCACCGCCTGGATTAAGCTCTCCATGGCCAGTACCCGCCGGTTCGGATCAATCATTTACTGCAACAGGTTTCCACTGATCGAATCACGTAACAAATTTGAAGTTAAAATTCCTTCTTCTTTTTCCTAATTCAAACAAGGTTAGGATTATGGTTTAAATATGTTCTAGAACTTTTATTATTAGTATGGATGTACTTAATGCCGTTTTAATAGGTGGCAAGGGTTTTGAACCATATGAAGTACTATACAGCAAAATATCTGATTTTGAACATAAATTCTCAATAAAGGTAAATATCTTGCATAGATTCTCCCATCCAGAACTCAATGCCTTTAAGGACAACCTTAATAGCAGTAATGATATAGATGTTATTTCTTCTCACACTAGTTTTCTTAGGTCCTATAAACATCTTTATCTAGATCTTATTGAAATAGACCCGGAAAATGTAAAGATTCTGCTAAGCGATTTACCTGGTCTACTTAGAAGAGCAGTAACCATCAAGGAAGAGGTACTTATAGCACCGAGATTTATTGATGTATCTTCGCTTCATTACCGTATATCGATATTTAACAAAATAGATGAAGAACCGCCTAAGACGTGGGATGAACTATTGCAAGTAGCTATTAAAATCAAGGAACGCAAAATTAACACGCATCCATACACCTTTGCTGCTCGTGGACATGCATTAGTTGGACGATTTATGGAGATCCTTCATTCATTTGGCGGTAAGATGATCGACCGTGATCAATTCGCGTTTTACTCTCAAGAGGGTATTGAAGCTCTTCAGTTTCTCGTTGATTTACATGCAAAATATAAAGTAACTCATCCACGAACACCTGATTTCTTTTATGATGATGTAAGCCAGGCATTTAAATCAGGTGAAGTAGCTATGGCTCTTGATTGGCCTGGCTGGGACTATGTATATAGAGATCCGAAACAATCAAGTATATGGGACGATTTTAGTATTGCTCTGCCTCCCCGAGGAAGAGGTGGCTTATGGGTTTACGGTGGTTCTCATGGACTAAGTGTGATTAGGTGGAGTAGAAAGAAGACATTGGCAACAACTTTTGTCTTATTCATGGTATCTCCGGAAAATCAATACTTTGAGAGCAAGTCGCAGGGCTTTTTACCAGCAAGGTCAAGTGTATTTACAATGCTTCTGAAGGATTCTAAGGATAATTATTTCGAGAGCCACAGACTGAGTATTTACAGGAAAATAATCGAAGAGGCTTATTTACCTGTTAAAATAGTTAAATGGAGAGAGTTTACGGAAATTCTATGGCCAATATTAAATAATGCTATAAGAGGCGAGATTAAGGCTGAAGATGCGTTAAAGATCGCGTATGAAAAAGTTAAGTATCTGGAGAAATTCCAGGTTGAACTAGGTGAGTGAGGATGGAGAAGGCAGTTGGTATTGCTGTATCAGGCCTGGGTGAGATATCGCAATTACATATAAAGGGTATCCTAAGGTCTAAACATGGTAAGTTAATTGGAGTTTTCTCTCATTCACAT
This is a stretch of genomic DNA from Vulcanisaeta moutnovskia 768-28. It encodes these proteins:
- a CDS encoding sugar ABC transporter substrate-binding protein, encoding MNWKTLSIGLIVIVIVLAAVAGYLAMSVHPSKTVVTVTAPSSTSNKTITIFFFNPAPANFWYNLITQGIQTAVAQLRSLGYTVNYEEFDATTVSQQISQLEEAAALHPNIIIIGTVSDAVQGELLKLRQEGIIVILVDRDVPNQAARNLYIGTNNEIAAEKELLSFLAYLREQHVPTPWKFVLVTGLPGVETLALRTEGFEQVLQPLEQNGTVQILGVIQANQDDQAQAYATISEVVPKYGTSVTAYLDANLLTAIANVETLEAAGYKIGNGGIYILGFDAQLPTWLQLIQNGTVIMTIQQVPFTMGYWATWAGFYIYTGQLNLPANATIFSPIYTVVSCNATYSMILDHIAPPPIYLLLLAQQLTPQNPAIQAPSYYAYDCMENTGLVPAPPGLSSPWPVPAGSDQSFTATGFH
- a CDS encoding extracellular solute-binding protein gives rise to the protein MDVLNAVLIGGKGFEPYEVLYSKISDFEHKFSIKVNILHRFSHPELNAFKDNLNSSNDIDVISSHTSFLRSYKHLYLDLIEIDPENVKILLSDLPGLLRRAVTIKEEVLIAPRFIDVSSLHYRISIFNKIDEEPPKTWDELLQVAIKIKERKINTHPYTFAARGHALVGRFMEILHSFGGKMIDRDQFAFYSQEGIEALQFLVDLHAKYKVTHPRTPDFFYDDVSQAFKSGEVAMALDWPGWDYVYRDPKQSSIWDDFSIALPPRGRGGLWVYGGSHGLSVIRWSRKKTLATTFVLFMVSPENQYFESKSQGFLPARSSVFTMLLKDSKDNYFESHRLSIYRKIIEEAYLPVKIVKWREFTEILWPILNNAIRGEIKAEDALKIAYEKVKYLEKFQVELGE